In Armatimonadota bacterium, the following proteins share a genomic window:
- a CDS encoding carboxypeptidase regulatory-like domain-containing protein has product MTVSKGSRWIATAFLLGIAGYYAAYAQTPPWADSNYRYRRPLTISNTAGAAINTGDVLAYSYIPGYGPFDGKMSTKDIKIFWQPDNDITATHTDVKQAMVDLGATSAKILFSAKAPIAAGTPRPFAKGTDSSTFQETGTPQGLNADEEVRVLTIPFSFPFLGANYTKLTVSTNGWIAFESGLTDTHYGDLSLKNVLETRKFITPLGYDLDTSSYVTGADVFYDTSVAGQVTVRWKADTFTDTTVRAPRINTSVTLFSDGRVRLNYGSVVTPIANQEPPFGCDLGIATGNVKDDLLIHLPVPYDLSNHAPILFTPNPRNVVTDSTYYVYYGNSTDTGIRTPPDAANLTYYSFKTLPSSSAQGGWVAASGNPDTGTISRATITGGGSVMKVAPLTSTGMPLAIAAAGPDFTDQTIYTRLEPTGSGGVGIMARANANNQGYGFVLNDFANLDGVGTTTLEQGIIVRSSPANTPPDYTVISAHADGAVPTTNFANVILRVVGSAATSNIDVQAKSYLSGGIEPAGFQYETIPAAALPQLSSGKVGVTGSGGGGTVISVPQVNYVYVVPNGFAEYISVATGADNTEIQQPPPPGKGTLAGTVTDAATTAPIPGITVTITPSGGGTAITPAPTNNAGFYTLYLDPGTYNVSFASPGYTELIQTVSVVAAQTATLNGALVAPELVTNGGFETPDPAAPAYKPLGWYRRDYVTPVPAGETIPEPNPAGEVYNPGWRYVTNQGHTGTHCVELRGPFYISYPQTNGTPIISWEPEGTVLSINADPTSFGDCRSKGPMIPEASGATFHVTAWVKKVVDSGATAGGQAILRLRPDIGGDDPSVLLGGNSGVQISKDGSFDWTQLSYNFTVPSSVNGNFLQTRLYGSSLLDGNSVFWDDVSVHRIQLPVFRGSLHSSPAPDGTVTLLSGVTVGVREAGANGMSSPLASVDTDALGRWSLSFLPDPGVSYVVQAYPDVAYVNQHVSASANFPLQPATSVTDMTYDPAPTTDIALFRPVLAYSSRANTSSLPGNAFDDGNTRWTTDSTTPAGTNPRGYNFPQFLVVDLGQTYDFSKISQIALQSYNNGPDHYQWRVSNTPPPANPDLFTYVEAATYGTLLYDSPQSIGARWAQTPGYQAYMDLVTAPQLKPVFGRYLELYIDKYYGFNTNFDFYEIKVESLPVTITGKVVDSAGNPVAGAKVGQFPDPPGVWTTNALGNFTATLPGTGTYTLTAHIPSSTAATVQPLSTPGTLTPYPGMAGPVLMLPAEVPNLVVSVLADPARTDLQTAGTNLPAAAGDKDFTTKWETDIIAEAPPAPTVSLDNPVHITADLGSAQPFNQVILNWEYDTTAFHVVNATQDYSIDVSNDNTTFTPVYTTFGGNGGYRADLTTTNWRLVAPIKFPTQTARYVRLTMSGHIGDILGMWEMQVGNAPATVAPFTVADVQRALQIASGFIVATPADISRLSKDGVKITIPDAVRIDKTANGH; this is encoded by the coding sequence ATGACCGTTTCGAAAGGATCGAGGTGGATCGCAACTGCGTTTCTCCTCGGCATCGCCGGATATTATGCGGCGTATGCGCAGACTCCGCCATGGGCGGATAGCAACTACCGCTACCGGAGGCCGTTGACCATCAGCAATACCGCTGGCGCGGCCATCAACACCGGTGACGTGCTCGCCTACTCCTACATTCCCGGCTACGGGCCGTTCGACGGCAAGATGAGCACCAAAGATATCAAGATCTTCTGGCAGCCGGACAACGACATTACAGCGACCCATACGGATGTCAAGCAGGCGATGGTTGACCTTGGCGCTACCTCCGCCAAGATCCTCTTCTCCGCCAAGGCGCCCATCGCGGCCGGCACACCTCGCCCCTTCGCCAAGGGAACGGACAGCTCCACATTCCAGGAGACGGGCACGCCGCAGGGGTTGAACGCGGACGAAGAGGTCCGGGTTCTCACGATCCCGTTCTCGTTCCCCTTCCTCGGTGCGAATTACACCAAATTGACGGTGTCCACCAACGGATGGATCGCCTTCGAGTCCGGGCTCACAGACACCCATTATGGCGACCTTTCGCTGAAGAACGTTCTTGAAACTCGCAAGTTCATAACGCCGCTCGGGTACGACCTCGACACCAGTTCCTATGTCACCGGCGCAGATGTGTTCTATGACACGTCCGTCGCAGGCCAGGTAACGGTTCGATGGAAAGCGGACACATTCACGGATACCACGGTTCGGGCCCCGAGGATAAACACTTCGGTGACCCTCTTCTCGGACGGCCGGGTGCGGCTCAACTACGGGTCGGTGGTTACGCCGATCGCCAACCAGGAGCCGCCGTTTGGCTGCGACCTCGGGATCGCTACAGGCAACGTTAAAGACGACCTGCTGATCCACCTGCCGGTGCCGTACGACCTCAGTAACCACGCGCCGATCCTCTTCACGCCGAACCCGCGCAACGTTGTCACCGATTCGACCTACTACGTCTATTACGGCAACTCCACAGACACGGGCATACGAACCCCGCCCGATGCAGCCAACCTGACATACTACTCCTTCAAAACCCTCCCGTCGTCGTCGGCGCAGGGCGGATGGGTCGCAGCGTCCGGCAACCCGGACACGGGAACCATCTCCCGCGCAACCATCACGGGCGGGGGTTCGGTCATGAAGGTCGCCCCGCTTACCTCAACGGGGATGCCGCTCGCAATCGCCGCCGCGGGCCCGGATTTCACGGACCAGACCATCTACACCCGGCTTGAGCCTACGGGCTCGGGCGGCGTGGGCATAATGGCCCGTGCCAACGCCAACAACCAGGGCTACGGATTCGTGCTGAATGATTTCGCGAATCTGGACGGAGTCGGCACCACGACGCTGGAGCAGGGTATCATCGTTCGCTCGTCGCCCGCCAATACGCCGCCCGACTACACCGTAATCAGCGCCCACGCAGACGGCGCGGTGCCCACCACCAACTTCGCCAACGTGATTCTCCGCGTTGTCGGGTCCGCCGCCACCTCCAACATCGACGTCCAGGCGAAATCCTACTTGAGCGGCGGCATTGAGCCGGCCGGCTTCCAGTACGAAACAATCCCGGCTGCCGCGCTACCGCAGTTAAGCAGCGGCAAAGTGGGTGTTACCGGATCCGGTGGCGGGGGAACGGTCATCAGCGTTCCCCAGGTCAACTACGTCTACGTCGTGCCGAATGGCTTCGCGGAATACATTTCGGTTGCCACCGGCGCGGACAACACGGAGATCCAGCAGCCACCGCCGCCCGGCAAGGGTACGCTTGCCGGAACCGTTACGGACGCCGCGACCACGGCCCCCATCCCGGGAATCACCGTCACGATCACGCCGTCCGGCGGCGGTACGGCGATTACGCCGGCCCCGACGAATAACGCCGGTTTCTACACGCTGTACCTGGACCCGGGGACGTATAACGTGTCCTTCGCTTCACCGGGATACACCGAGCTGATTCAGACCGTATCGGTCGTGGCCGCGCAAACCGCAACCCTGAACGGCGCACTCGTCGCGCCCGAATTGGTCACCAACGGCGGCTTTGAGACGCCTGATCCGGCTGCGCCGGCCTATAAGCCGCTGGGCTGGTACCGCCGCGACTACGTAACTCCTGTTCCGGCCGGCGAGACCATTCCGGAGCCGAACCCCGCGGGCGAGGTTTACAACCCGGGCTGGAGATACGTCACCAACCAGGGCCACACGGGCACCCACTGCGTCGAACTTCGCGGCCCGTTCTACATTTCCTACCCCCAGACGAATGGCACCCCGATTATCTCGTGGGAACCGGAAGGCACGGTCCTTTCCATTAATGCGGACCCGACCTCCTTCGGTGACTGCCGGAGCAAGGGGCCGATGATTCCCGAGGCTTCCGGCGCTACATTCCACGTCACCGCGTGGGTGAAGAAGGTTGTCGATTCCGGTGCGACGGCGGGAGGCCAGGCGATCCTGCGCCTCCGCCCCGACATTGGCGGAGACGACCCCAGCGTCCTGCTCGGCGGCAACAGTGGCGTCCAGATTTCGAAAGACGGCAGCTTTGACTGGACCCAGCTGAGCTACAACTTCACCGTGCCATCTTCGGTGAATGGCAATTTCCTGCAGACGCGCCTCTACGGCTCCAGCCTGCTGGACGGCAACAGCGTGTTCTGGGACGATGTCTCCGTGCACCGCATTCAACTCCCGGTCTTCCGAGGCTCGCTGCATTCGTCGCCGGCGCCAGACGGGACCGTGACTCTCCTCAGCGGCGTAACCGTTGGGGTCCGCGAAGCGGGAGCGAACGGCATGTCTTCGCCGCTCGCGTCCGTGGATACGGATGCCCTCGGCCGATGGAGCCTCTCCTTCCTGCCCGATCCCGGCGTGAGCTACGTCGTGCAGGCCTACCCGGACGTCGCGTATGTGAACCAGCACGTGTCAGCCAGCGCCAACTTCCCGCTGCAACCCGCAACCAGCGTCACGGATATGACCTACGATCCGGCTCCGACGACCGATATCGCGCTGTTCCGGCCCGTGCTTGCGTATTCCTCCAGGGCCAATACGTCAAGTCTCCCCGGCAACGCCTTCGACGACGGCAACACCAGGTGGACCACGGATTCCACAACGCCTGCCGGCACCAACCCGCGCGGATACAATTTCCCGCAGTTCCTGGTTGTTGACCTAGGCCAGACGTACGACTTCTCCAAGATCAGCCAGATCGCGCTCCAGAGCTACAACAACGGGCCGGACCATTATCAGTGGCGGGTCAGCAACACACCGCCGCCTGCCAACCCCGACCTGTTCACGTACGTTGAAGCGGCCACCTACGGCACATTGCTCTACGACTCCCCGCAGAGCATCGGAGCCCGCTGGGCCCAGACACCCGGATATCAGGCCTATATGGACCTGGTGACCGCGCCGCAGCTCAAGCCCGTCTTCGGCCGGTACCTTGAGCTCTACATCGACAAGTACTACGGCTTCAACACGAACTTTGATTTCTATGAGATCAAGGTCGAATCCCTACCAGTGACGATTACCGGCAAGGTCGTCGACAGTGCCGGCAACCCGGTTGCAGGCGCCAAGGTCGGCCAGTTCCCGGATCCACCGGGCGTATGGACGACAAACGCTCTTGGTAACTTCACCGCCACGCTGCCGGGTACGGGAACGTACACCTTAACGGCGCACATCCCGTCGTCTACCGCCGCCACCGTTCAGCCGTTGTCCACCCCCGGCACCCTCACGCCGTATCCGGGCATGGCCGGCCCCGTTCTGATGCTGCCCGCTGAGGTTCCAAACCTGGTTGTCTCAGTCCTCGCGGATCCGGCGCGCACCGACCTCCAGACTGCAGGAACCAACCTGCCCGCCGCGGCAGGCGACAAGGACTTCACCACAAAGTGGGAAACCGATATCATCGCCGAAGCGCCCCCGGCGCCAACCGTCTCCCTGGATAATCCGGTCCACATCACCGCCGACCTCGGATCCGCCCAGCCGTTCAACCAGGTGATTCTCAACTGGGAGTACGACACAACGGCGTTCCACGTCGTCAACGCCACCCAGGACTACTCCATCGATGTCTCCAACGACAACACAACCTTCACCCCGGTGTACACCACGTTTGGCGGCAATGGCGGGTACAGGGCCGACCTGACCACGACGAACTGGCGCCTCGTGGCGCCCATCAAGTTCCCGACGCAGACCGCGCGATACGTCCGATTGACCATGTCCGGCCACATCGGCGACATCCTCGGCATGTGGGAAATGCAGGTGGGCAACGCGCCGGCAACCGTCGCGCCGTTCACCGTGGCGGACGTTCAGCGAGCCCTGCAGATTGCCTCCGGTTTCATCGTGGCAACACCTGCGGACATCTCGCGCCTCTCCAAGGACGGAGTCAAGATAACCATCCCGGACGCCGTACGCATCGACAAGACGGCCAACGGCCATTGA
- a CDS encoding VOC family protein, translating to MQKITPFLWFNGQAEEAMNYYVSIFANSKIGTITRVGDAGPGPKGSVLYVTFELEGQEFYALNGGPEFNFSPAISFFVSCETQEEVDELWDKLSAGGQVIECGWLTDKFGVTWQIIPRVLGELLNDPDPEKSQRVMKAMMGMVKIDIEGLLKAV from the coding sequence ATGCAGAAGATCACCCCGTTCCTGTGGTTCAACGGCCAGGCCGAAGAGGCGATGAATTACTACGTCTCCATCTTCGCGAATTCGAAGATAGGGACCATTACGCGTGTTGGAGACGCAGGGCCAGGACCGAAAGGATCGGTCTTGTACGTGACATTCGAGTTGGAGGGACAGGAGTTCTATGCGCTCAATGGTGGGCCGGAGTTCAACTTCTCGCCGGCCATCTCGTTCTTCGTGAGCTGCGAGACGCAGGAGGAAGTGGACGAGTTGTGGGATAAACTCTCCGCCGGAGGGCAGGTAATCGAATGCGGATGGCTTACAGACAAATTCGGGGTAACCTGGCAGATCATCCCCAGGGTGCTGGGCGAACTGCTGAACGATCCCGATCCCGAAAAGTCGCAGCGCGTCATGAAGGCGATGATGGGAATGGTCAAGATTGACATCGAGGGATTGTTGAAGGCGGTATAG
- a CDS encoding SMP-30/gluconolactonase/LRE family protein codes for MKSLLIVISTLITLTGGVRAQKPVVVTEPDVFTDAPDVDVTYIERTPRYAAYTLSYDAPGKSGLGVPTSPKTGKVMSATENAAMQRWPKVGEEVTYTAHFINKGQRDYPAFPYKWLLDGKVIQAGNHKDVLPSSVESTETIRMTWQKGQHTLEFQADPLTTLADRFPANNRLAITTDAMTFIWAVDKVTYEGFNKVRNFTGSYSFEDWCNWHVQRMNELIRISPSAIQPNGGGHTRVRADRIVVLDDLEKEWEPLGGPFGKLAAGFDGSWPFGRNPDVRMWAARPDWGLIHEWGHQLGLTDEYALDRAASVNLVPDANGNPLLLGRLSNLTGYMMHGHGPVMFSPECSAALEIQYRDGVRRRGYYGDYYYDTPKQTTIKVLDNSGKPVPDTALTFYQASDETGGVFRNPVFSVKTAVNGEAVLPNRPAPQHTTDHGFTLHPNPFGKINVVGGNAVMFIKVEARGQTDYAWMDITELNMAFWEGRHDKATFTKQTHIPPAGAPTAPRNLRAQVDESGVRLTWEGKGPFNVYRAAPDRAEYTPVVKATNAIAFAEPLPGGGLYHYAVTTAGQKESAFSNVAGAMKLVDPWGIAISANGSRFVRDRGFEQTVLQKPDGSFVGRIGSVHYHFEGSDDLALDAKGRIYCAKDGDGYSPQPGFRILNPEANMIVDHRADAGDGPQDFRKPAGIDVTKDGVFFITDRELGRVSVWKFVERNATEADARFLYTIGEKGEGDGQFQSPIKPLFDAAAKRLYVSDSGANRIVVFAWEGDIESAAPKYVTSWAPGLNKPLGMALDRQGRVVVADSGNSRVLTIDANGAIVDTWSEGLKEPRGVSVTPDGTIVVVDGARKQVLTRK; via the coding sequence GTGAAGTCACTTCTCATCGTTATCAGCACGCTGATCACACTCACCGGCGGCGTCCGGGCGCAAAAACCGGTTGTTGTCACGGAACCGGATGTTTTCACCGATGCTCCGGACGTGGACGTCACCTACATCGAACGCACACCCCGATACGCGGCCTATACGCTCAGTTACGACGCGCCCGGTAAGAGCGGTCTCGGTGTGCCTACCAGCCCGAAGACAGGCAAGGTCATGAGCGCCACGGAAAACGCGGCCATGCAGCGCTGGCCCAAGGTCGGCGAGGAAGTGACCTACACCGCTCACTTCATCAACAAGGGGCAGCGCGACTATCCGGCCTTCCCGTACAAATGGCTGCTCGATGGCAAAGTGATTCAGGCGGGAAATCACAAGGATGTCCTGCCTTCGAGCGTGGAATCCACTGAGACCATTCGCATGACGTGGCAGAAGGGCCAGCACACCCTGGAGTTTCAGGCCGATCCCCTCACCACACTGGCGGATCGCTTCCCCGCGAACAACCGCCTCGCCATCACGACGGACGCGATGACCTTCATCTGGGCCGTGGACAAGGTAACTTACGAAGGGTTCAACAAGGTTCGGAACTTCACCGGTTCCTACTCGTTCGAAGACTGGTGCAACTGGCACGTTCAGCGCATGAACGAGCTGATCCGCATCAGCCCGTCCGCCATCCAGCCGAATGGCGGCGGCCACACCCGCGTGCGGGCGGACCGGATCGTCGTGCTGGACGATCTGGAGAAGGAATGGGAGCCGCTGGGTGGCCCGTTCGGCAAACTGGCGGCCGGTTTCGACGGCTCGTGGCCGTTCGGGCGCAACCCGGACGTGCGGATGTGGGCGGCGCGGCCGGACTGGGGCCTCATCCACGAGTGGGGGCATCAGTTGGGGCTTACCGACGAGTACGCTCTGGATCGCGCGGCGTCTGTCAACCTTGTGCCGGACGCAAACGGCAACCCCTTGCTGCTGGGACGCCTAAGCAACCTGACAGGCTACATGATGCACGGCCACGGGCCGGTCATGTTCTCCCCGGAGTGCTCCGCCGCCCTCGAGATCCAGTACAGAGACGGCGTGCGCCGACGCGGGTACTACGGCGATTACTATTACGACACTCCGAAACAGACAACCATAAAGGTCCTGGACAACTCCGGAAAACCGGTGCCGGATACGGCGCTCACGTTCTACCAGGCGAGCGATGAGACCGGCGGAGTGTTCCGCAACCCGGTGTTCTCCGTAAAGACAGCTGTCAACGGTGAAGCCGTGCTGCCCAACCGGCCGGCGCCGCAACACACTACGGACCATGGTTTCACGCTGCACCCAAACCCGTTCGGCAAGATCAACGTGGTCGGCGGCAACGCTGTGATGTTCATCAAGGTCGAAGCGCGCGGTCAGACCGACTACGCGTGGATGGACATCACCGAACTGAACATGGCCTTCTGGGAGGGTCGGCACGACAAGGCGACCTTCACCAAACAGACGCACATCCCTCCGGCCGGCGCCCCAACGGCGCCCAGGAATCTGCGGGCCCAAGTGGACGAGAGCGGCGTTCGCCTCACGTGGGAAGGCAAGGGTCCGTTCAACGTCTATCGCGCGGCGCCGGACCGCGCCGAGTACACGCCGGTCGTGAAGGCCACGAACGCGATCGCTTTTGCTGAGCCGCTGCCCGGTGGCGGGCTCTACCACTACGCCGTCACCACGGCCGGCCAGAAGGAAAGCGCGTTCAGCAACGTGGCCGGCGCGATGAAACTGGTGGACCCCTGGGGCATCGCGATTTCCGCCAACGGTTCGCGCTTCGTTCGCGATCGAGGCTTCGAGCAAACCGTCCTCCAGAAGCCGGACGGCTCGTTCGTTGGGCGGATCGGCTCGGTTCACTATCACTTCGAGGGAAGTGACGACCTTGCCCTGGATGCCAAAGGCCGTATCTATTGTGCGAAGGACGGCGACGGTTACAGCCCGCAGCCCGGCTTTCGAATCCTGAACCCGGAAGCGAATATGATCGTTGACCACCGTGCGGACGCCGGTGATGGGCCGCAGGACTTCCGCAAGCCGGCCGGCATCGACGTGACGAAAGACGGAGTCTTCTTTATCACGGATCGGGAACTCGGCCGAGTAAGCGTGTGGAAGTTCGTCGAACGCAACGCCACGGAGGCCGACGCTCGTTTCCTGTACACTATCGGGGAAAAGGGCGAGGGCGACGGCCAGTTCCAGTCACCGATCAAGCCGCTCTTCGACGCCGCGGCGAAACGCCTGTACGTTTCCGACAGCGGCGCCAATCGCATTGTCGTGTTCGCTTGGGAAGGTGACATCGAGTCCGCCGCACCGAAGTACGTGACCTCTTGGGCGCCCGGCCTGAACAAGCCGTTGGGTATGGCGCTGGACAGGCAGGGTCGCGTGGTCGTTGCGGACAGCGGCAACTCGCGCGTGTTGACAATCGACGCGAACGGCGCCATCGTGGACACGTGGAGCGAAGGCCTGAAAGAGCCGCGCGGCGTCTCTGTGACGCCAGACGGCACGATCGTCGTCGTGGATGGCGCCCGCAAGCAGGTGCTCACCCGAAAGTGA